The Halorhabdus sp. BNX81 genome includes a region encoding these proteins:
- the pyrI gene encoding aspartate carbamoyltransferase regulatory subunit has product MSDDQELRVSKIRSGTVIDHVNGGASMHVLSILGIKGGDGDTVSIVMNVPSDRLGKKDIVKVEDRELSQAEVDVLSLIAPAATINIIRDFEVIEKRRVARPEEVVGVLSCPNPQCITTEDEPVETRFEVLEDGVRCCYCDTIVREDVAELID; this is encoded by the coding sequence ATGAGCGACGACCAGGAGCTTCGCGTCAGCAAGATCCGGAGCGGGACCGTCATCGACCACGTCAACGGCGGCGCCTCGATGCACGTCCTCTCGATTCTCGGGATCAAGGGCGGCGATGGGGATACCGTCAGCATCGTGATGAACGTCCCGAGCGATCGGCTCGGAAAGAAAGACATCGTCAAGGTCGAAGACCGGGAGTTAAGCCAGGCCGAAGTCGACGTCCTTTCGCTGATCGCGCCGGCCGCGACGATCAACATCATTCGGGATTTCGAGGTCATCGAGAAGCGCCGGGTCGCCCGCCCCGAGGAGGTCGTCGGCGTCCTGTCGTGTCCGAATCCACAGTGTATTACAACGGAAGACGAGCCTGTCGAGACCCGCTTCGAGGTACTCGAGGACGGTGTGCGGTGCTGTTACTGCGACACCATCGTCCGTGAGGACGTCGCCGAGTTGATCGACTGA
- the aglJ gene encoding S-layer glycoprotein N-glycosyltransferase AglJ, giving the protein MPTRDDVCVLIPTYNEAAAIGDVIDGFHDQDLQKVLVIDGGSADDTQEIAAEHGAEVVEQSGSGKGQAVREAFEYIDAPYILMVDGDGTYRPADADVLLDPLLSGEADHVIGNRFADMESGAMTRLNQVGNRLINRAFARIHGRDFVDILSGYRAMTRESIDRFDLSSEGFGIETELSVECVKHNVTTEVVPIRYESRPEDTETNLRPFRDGAVILLTLYRMAKTNNPLFYFGSVGTASLLVGALLGVYVAVEWFMKNISHEVIAIVSAVGIIFGVQLLVFGVLSDMIFKLHREQMHRLDQVLEDTRSVDEETSE; this is encoded by the coding sequence ATGCCAACCCGCGACGACGTCTGCGTGCTCATCCCGACCTACAACGAGGCGGCTGCTATCGGCGACGTCATCGACGGCTTTCACGACCAAGACCTCCAGAAGGTCCTCGTCATCGACGGCGGATCCGCGGACGACACCCAGGAGATAGCCGCCGAGCACGGCGCAGAGGTCGTCGAACAATCAGGCAGCGGCAAAGGCCAGGCCGTCCGAGAGGCCTTCGAGTACATCGACGCCCCATATATCCTCATGGTCGACGGAGATGGGACCTACCGCCCGGCGGACGCGGATGTCCTTCTCGATCCACTCCTCTCTGGAGAGGCCGACCACGTCATTGGCAACCGATTTGCCGACATGGAGTCGGGTGCAATGACGCGACTCAATCAGGTGGGCAACCGACTCATCAACCGTGCTTTCGCGCGGATTCACGGCCGGGATTTCGTCGACATCCTCTCGGGATACCGGGCGATGACGCGTGAGTCTATCGACCGCTTCGACCTCTCTTCGGAGGGATTCGGTATCGAGACCGAACTCTCCGTCGAGTGCGTCAAACACAACGTTACCACCGAGGTTGTGCCGATCCGCTACGAGAGCCGGCCCGAAGACACCGAAACGAACCTCCGGCCGTTCCGTGACGGTGCTGTCATCCTTCTGACGCTGTACCGGATGGCCAAGACGAACAATCCGCTCTTTTATTTCGGCAGCGTGGGAACAGCGAGTCTCCTTGTCGGTGCGCTGCTCGGCGTCTACGTCGCTGTCGAGTGGTTCATGAAAAACATCTCACACGAGGTCATTGCCATCGTCTCCGCCGTTGGAATCATCTTCGGCGTCCAACTCCTGGTCTTTGGCGTCCTCTCGGATATGATCTTCAAACTCCACCGCGAGCAGATGCACCGACTCGATCAGGTGCTCGAAGACACGCGATCGGTAGACGAGGAAACCAGCGAGTGA
- a CDS encoding RNase P subunit p30 family protein, whose translation MYEAAHARPDGQTTVGRLALTAAEYGYDGLVVRNHGDALPEYDREAITESYGVDVVDGVEVRAEDPSRASGFIGNHRDHRTVVAVHGGSVEMNRFAVEQPAVDVLAHPMADEGDVNHVIARTAAENSVHIEWSLRDVLRSDGGRRVETIRGLRKLRELIEQYDAPYVVSADATTHLQVRAPRELRALGEVLDCSPEWIETGLAAWGEIADRNRTRSSDRFVEPGVRLGRDDESP comes from the coding sequence ATGTACGAGGCGGCCCACGCCCGGCCGGACGGGCAAACCACCGTCGGCCGACTCGCGCTGACGGCCGCCGAATACGGATACGACGGCCTGGTCGTCCGGAATCACGGTGACGCACTCCCGGAGTACGACCGGGAGGCGATCACCGAATCGTACGGCGTCGACGTGGTCGATGGCGTCGAAGTCCGGGCCGAGGACCCATCCAGGGCGAGTGGGTTCATCGGCAACCATCGGGACCACCGCACGGTCGTCGCTGTGCACGGCGGGTCCGTCGAAATGAACCGGTTTGCCGTCGAGCAACCGGCGGTCGACGTGCTGGCTCATCCGATGGCCGATGAGGGCGACGTCAATCACGTCATCGCCAGGACAGCAGCCGAAAACAGTGTCCACATCGAGTGGTCACTGCGGGATGTCCTCCGGTCGGACGGCGGCCGTCGCGTCGAGACGATCCGCGGGCTTCGGAAACTCCGGGAGTTGATCGAGCAGTACGACGCGCCCTACGTCGTGAGCGCGGACGCAACCACCCATCTCCAGGTGCGCGCGCCGCGGGAACTGCGCGCACTCGGCGAGGTCCTCGATTGTTCGCCGGAGTGGATCGAGACCGGGCTGGCTGCCTGGGGTGAGATCGCCGACCGCAACCGGACCCGATCCAGCGACCGGTTCGTCGAACCAGGGGTGCGTCTGGGTCGGGACGACGAGTCGCCGTGA
- a CDS encoding methionine adenosyltransferase, whose amino-acid sequence MSERNIRVTQARGQAVEDQRIEVVERKGIGHPDSICDGLAEAVSQALAGAYLDRVGKVLHYNTDETQLVAGTSAPAFGGGEVIEPIYLLLVGRATKEYQGTRIPTDTIALEAAREYLDETFPHLDVGSDVIVDVRLGEGSGDLQEVFGEDGAVPMANDTSYGVGHAPLTETERIVLNTERRINGEYTDEHPEIGQDIKVMGKREGDEIDVTVAAATVDAHVDNIHEYRDAVEGVREFVADLATEYTDRDVRVQVNTADDYEEGAIYLTTTGTSAEQGDDGSVGRGNRANGLITPNRPMSMEATSGKNPVNHIGKIYNLLSTEIAESVVAEVEGIRQLQVRLLSQIGSPIDDPHVADATIVTEDGVAVSEVEDDVAAIIDDELEDITSVTERVIDGELSTF is encoded by the coding sequence ATGAGTGAACGGAATATTCGGGTCACGCAGGCACGCGGGCAAGCGGTCGAAGATCAGCGGATCGAAGTCGTCGAACGAAAGGGGATCGGGCATCCCGACTCGATCTGTGACGGTCTCGCCGAGGCCGTTTCCCAGGCACTCGCGGGGGCGTATCTCGACCGCGTCGGGAAAGTACTGCACTACAACACCGACGAGACGCAACTCGTGGCCGGGACATCTGCCCCAGCGTTCGGCGGCGGCGAAGTCATCGAGCCCATCTATCTGCTGCTCGTCGGCCGTGCGACCAAGGAGTACCAGGGAACGCGTATTCCGACGGATACGATCGCGCTCGAAGCCGCCCGCGAGTACCTCGACGAGACGTTCCCACACCTCGATGTCGGCTCGGACGTGATCGTCGATGTCCGGCTGGGCGAGGGCAGCGGCGACTTACAGGAGGTCTTCGGCGAGGACGGCGCAGTCCCGATGGCCAACGACACCTCGTACGGCGTGGGTCACGCCCCACTCACTGAAACAGAGCGGATCGTCCTCAACACCGAACGTCGCATCAACGGCGAGTACACCGACGAGCACCCCGAAATCGGGCAGGACATCAAGGTCATGGGCAAGCGCGAGGGCGACGAGATCGACGTGACTGTCGCCGCCGCGACCGTCGACGCCCACGTCGACAACATCCACGAGTACCGCGACGCCGTCGAGGGTGTCCGGGAGTTCGTCGCCGACCTCGCGACGGAGTACACGGACCGGGACGTCAGGGTCCAGGTCAACACCGCCGACGACTACGAGGAGGGCGCGATCTACCTGACGACGACCGGGACCAGCGCCGAACAGGGCGACGACGGCTCGGTCGGCCGTGGCAACCGTGCGAACGGCCTCATCACGCCAAACCGGCCGATGAGCATGGAGGCGACCAGCGGGAAAAACCCCGTCAACCACATCGGGAAGATCTACAACCTTCTCAGCACGGAGATCGCCGAGTCGGTCGTCGCGGAGGTCGAGGGCATCAGACAGTTGCAGGTCCGGCTGCTCAGCCAGATCGGCTCGCCGATCGACGACCCCCACGTCGCCGACGCCACGATCGTCACCGAGGACGGCGTAGCTGTTAGCGAGGTCGAAGACGATGTGGCGGCGATCATCGACGACGAACTCGAAGACATCACGAGCGTCACCGAGCGCGTCATCGACGGCGAACTCTCGACGTTCTGA
- a CDS encoding peptidylprolyl isomerase: MSDDTAADEADTEAEHDAESTGLQDGDFVTVAYTARTVDGGDLVDTTSQEVADEEGVGEDQEFEPRTVVLGEGHIFPDVEDDIVGSEVGDEGSVVVPAADAFGEYDDEEVRTISANKIEEDDRYPGAAVTIDGEQGYVETIIGGRARVDFNHPLAGEDIEYDYEILDTVDDREEQASSLLDTMLGMDLDVWFETDVEEEEEIVEEADDLEEAAEEGDDEDDGPVTETVEVEKDTLYIEATPQLSMNQQWMFQKQQIAQQFVELLGVDRVIVQETLGEGGGMMGGMGGMMPGMGGGGGDLEDALEDADVDADELAEELDVEE; this comes from the coding sequence ATGAGCGACGATACAGCGGCCGACGAGGCCGACACCGAAGCTGAGCACGACGCCGAATCGACCGGCCTCCAGGACGGGGACTTCGTCACAGTCGCCTACACGGCCCGGACCGTCGACGGGGGCGACCTGGTCGACACGACCAGCCAGGAAGTCGCCGACGAAGAGGGCGTTGGCGAGGACCAGGAGTTCGAACCACGGACGGTCGTCCTCGGCGAGGGCCACATCTTCCCGGACGTCGAAGACGACATCGTCGGCAGCGAAGTAGGCGACGAGGGATCCGTCGTCGTCCCGGCTGCCGACGCGTTCGGCGAGTACGACGACGAGGAGGTTCGGACCATCAGCGCCAACAAGATCGAGGAAGACGACCGCTATCCCGGTGCGGCCGTCACCATCGATGGCGAACAGGGCTACGTCGAGACGATCATCGGCGGGCGGGCCCGCGTCGACTTCAACCACCCGCTGGCCGGCGAGGACATCGAGTACGACTACGAGATCCTCGACACGGTCGACGACCGCGAAGAACAGGCATCGAGCCTGCTCGACACCATGCTCGGCATGGACCTCGACGTCTGGTTCGAGACCGACGTCGAGGAGGAAGAGGAGATCGTCGAGGAGGCCGACGACCTCGAAGAAGCTGCGGAGGAAGGGGACGACGAGGATGACGGCCCGGTCACCGAGACCGTTGAAGTCGAGAAGGACACGCTGTACATCGAGGCCACGCCGCAGCTCTCGATGAACCAGCAGTGGATGTTCCAGAAACAGCAGATCGCCCAGCAGTTCGTCGAACTGCTCGGCGTCGATCGCGTTATCGTTCAGGAGACCCTCGGCGAGGGCGGCGGCATGATGGGCGGCATGGGCGGCATGATGCCCGGCATGGGCGGCGGTGGCGGCGACCTCGAGGACGCCCTGGAGGACGCTGACGTCGACGCCGACGAACTGGCCGAAGAGCTCGACGTCGAAGAGTAA
- a CDS encoding NUDIX domain-containing protein, protein MTVVDDLWYRADVAEQEAEQTYHRLLEDRDDVMEFTRTRYVSRPRFETITERIQDNGLPYGAHTVVYRDDGELLLVRHDAVGKWVLPGGEVGTDETFREAARRELTEEAGIEAAFTDLALLGRVQFYCNEYETWGVLPIYEGRATETTLTVEDPDGEITDAEWFTSLPEDTRDRDVLVRFRDHELDG, encoded by the coding sequence ATGACGGTCGTCGACGATCTCTGGTACCGCGCTGACGTCGCCGAGCAGGAAGCCGAGCAGACGTATCATCGGCTCCTCGAAGACCGAGACGACGTCATGGAGTTCACTCGGACGCGGTACGTTTCTCGCCCCCGTTTCGAGACGATCACCGAGCGGATTCAGGACAACGGCCTGCCGTACGGAGCCCATACCGTAGTCTATCGCGACGACGGCGAGTTGTTGCTCGTCCGTCACGACGCTGTCGGCAAGTGGGTGCTTCCCGGCGGCGAGGTCGGCACTGACGAGACGTTTCGGGAAGCTGCACGGCGCGAACTGACGGAGGAAGCCGGGATCGAGGCTGCGTTCACCGACCTCGCGCTGCTCGGCCGGGTCCAGTTTTACTGTAACGAGTACGAAACCTGGGGCGTGCTTCCGATCTACGAGGGACGAGCCACGGAGACGACACTGACCGTCGAGGATCCCGATGGCGAGATCACCGACGCGGAGTGGTTCACGTCACTGCCCGAGGACACGCGGGATCGCGATGTGCTGGTGCGCTTTCGCGATCACGAGCTAGACGGCTAG
- a CDS encoding rhomboid family intramembrane serine protease codes for MSAIPSALRSAPLAATGLRAAIEAVPLWSWQLLLAAGIIVSVLTLYRTARPSGRWGGRLRSRFVLGVPWGTVLGLGFVICVYLFVQGGWGNLRDPVNLPFQATSYAYPLGILTAGFAHIGWTHLVGNLWAGLVYGSIAEFAWSHYPTERGSESFSSWRRNPFVRIGIVFGTILGTGLLTAAFSWGPIIGFSGVTYAMAGFALVFYPITTIVAVVGWSQLWHVYSGFVSPYSVAEAGVSYDTVGWASTAIQGHAFGFLLGVFAAALLLRQRRRSGNPARIWLAAMIYGIDAELWRVYWFLGEGQYIQFKAVGTALLFALAGLIVAVVAGSDRSVFSGLPGLDRSLDAPRWEIAASVLLAVLVTMSMVGVTLNLAAPAGGGLPDDAVEVEDYEIAYAENVTNQQIAVVDLPFLTQATQIRSSGVIVTSEKRHLWRVAISKRAIEARGSGRVLVGGVGWRSSVWVTRSGWSVVGGNSTYRLFLDPEDSEKRLVHTSSPAVADLRLANRTIAIRPAADAFEVAIRRNDETVDAVPIPEAGENATVGGITINRSGRDLYASADGTVIRVANRQVPPTRR; via the coding sequence ATGTCGGCGATCCCGTCAGCACTCCGTTCGGCCCCGCTGGCCGCGACTGGCTTGCGGGCGGCGATCGAGGCCGTCCCCCTGTGGAGCTGGCAACTCCTGTTGGCCGCTGGGATCATCGTTTCTGTGCTCACCCTCTATCGGACGGCCCGTCCTAGTGGCCGCTGGGGCGGGCGCTTGCGTTCGCGGTTCGTCCTGGGCGTGCCCTGGGGAACCGTCCTCGGGCTTGGGTTCGTCATCTGCGTGTATCTGTTCGTTCAGGGTGGCTGGGGGAATCTCCGCGATCCGGTGAATCTGCCGTTTCAGGCCACGTCCTATGCGTATCCTCTCGGTATCCTCACCGCCGGATTCGCCCACATTGGCTGGACCCATCTCGTTGGCAACCTCTGGGCCGGCCTCGTCTATGGCTCGATTGCCGAGTTCGCCTGGAGTCATTATCCCACGGAACGGGGCAGCGAGTCGTTTTCCTCGTGGCGGCGTAATCCATTCGTCAGAATCGGGATCGTCTTCGGGACCATCCTCGGTACCGGCCTCCTCACGGCCGCGTTTTCGTGGGGGCCGATCATCGGCTTCTCGGGCGTTACGTATGCGATGGCCGGGTTCGCGCTCGTCTTCTATCCGATCACGACGATCGTCGCCGTCGTGGGCTGGAGCCAGCTCTGGCACGTCTATAGCGGGTTCGTCTCGCCGTACTCCGTCGCGGAGGCGGGCGTCAGTTACGATACCGTCGGGTGGGCGAGTACGGCTATACAGGGCCACGCGTTCGGGTTCTTACTCGGTGTGTTCGCCGCGGCACTCCTCCTTCGACAGCGGCGTCGGAGTGGGAATCCAGCGCGGATCTGGCTCGCGGCGATGATCTACGGCATTGATGCCGAACTCTGGCGGGTCTACTGGTTTCTGGGGGAGGGCCAATACATCCAGTTCAAGGCAGTCGGGACGGCGCTTTTGTTCGCCCTCGCGGGACTTATCGTCGCAGTCGTCGCCGGGTCCGACCGGTCGGTGTTCTCCGGGCTCCCGGGCCTCGATCGGTCGCTCGATGCACCACGCTGGGAGATTGCGGCGAGCGTCCTGCTCGCCGTGCTGGTGACGATGTCGATGGTCGGTGTGACGTTGAACCTCGCTGCGCCTGCGGGCGGTGGACTGCCCGACGACGCGGTCGAAGTCGAGGATTACGAGATCGCTTACGCCGAGAACGTCACCAACCAACAGATCGCCGTCGTGGATCTTCCGTTCTTGACCCAAGCTACCCAGATCCGGTCGAGCGGCGTGATCGTCACGAGCGAGAAGCGCCACCTCTGGCGGGTTGCAATTTCCAAACGCGCGATAGAGGCCCGCGGTAGCGGCCGCGTCCTCGTCGGGGGCGTCGGCTGGCGGTCATCGGTCTGGGTGACGCGGTCCGGGTGGTCAGTCGTCGGCGGAAACAGCACCTACCGTCTCTTCCTCGATCCCGAAGACAGCGAGAAGCGTCTCGTCCACACGTCATCACCGGCGGTCGCGGATCTTCGACTTGCCAATCGGACGATCGCGATCCGACCGGCAGCCGATGCGTTCGAGGTGGCGATCCGACGCAACGACGAGACGGTCGATGCCGTCCCGATTCCCGAGGCGGGTGAGAACGCGACTGTCGGCGGGATCACGATCAACCGGTCGGGCCGTGATCTCTATGCGAGCGCTGACGGGACCGTCATTCGGGTTGCCAACCGGCAGGTCCCACCGACACGACGGTGA
- a CDS encoding DUF1918 domain-containing protein: MAFEEDETVVLHDEHSDYDGETGTIKQVMETMFGDATYTVKFEDGQEQGVPEDALEAAPDADGPDAEADEADDPAETDDADD, encoded by the coding sequence ATGGCATTCGAAGAGGACGAGACGGTCGTGCTACACGACGAGCACAGCGACTACGACGGCGAGACCGGAACGATCAAGCAAGTGATGGAGACGATGTTCGGCGACGCGACTTACACAGTCAAATTCGAGGACGGCCAAGAGCAGGGCGTCCCCGAAGACGCCCTGGAAGCGGCCCCGGACGCGGATGGACCGGATGCTGAAGCGGACGAAGCGGACGATCCAGCCGAGACCGACGACGCTGACGACTGA
- the pyrB gene encoding aspartate carbamoyltransferase gives MRHDHIINAKQLSRADIEEVLDRAAEIADDPAAFRQRHPGALLGLLFFEPSTRTKMSFSASIKRLGGDIVDMGPVEYSSVKKGESLADTIRVVEGYADALVLRHPMEGSAKMASEFVDVPLINGGDGAGQHPTQTLLDLYTIRENAGLDDLSIGIMGDLKYGRTVHSMAHALTNFDANQHFISPESLRLPRNVRYDLHEEGATIREHTELSTVLDSLDVLYVTRIQEERFPEESEYRKVAGEYRIDAATLEDARDDLTVLHPLPRVDEIDHDVDATSHAEYFQQAHNGVPVRMALLDLVLGGDSA, from the coding sequence ATGCGTCACGACCACATTATCAATGCCAAACAGCTCTCCCGGGCCGACATCGAGGAGGTGCTGGACCGGGCGGCCGAGATCGCGGACGATCCGGCCGCGTTCCGCCAGCGCCATCCCGGCGCGTTGCTCGGGCTGTTGTTCTTCGAGCCGAGTACGCGGACGAAAATGAGTTTCAGCGCGTCGATCAAGCGCCTCGGCGGTGACATCGTCGACATGGGGCCAGTCGAGTACTCGAGCGTCAAGAAGGGCGAAAGCCTCGCCGATACGATCCGGGTCGTCGAGGGATACGCCGACGCGCTGGTATTGCGCCACCCGATGGAAGGATCGGCGAAGATGGCCAGCGAATTCGTCGACGTGCCGCTGATCAACGGCGGCGACGGGGCGGGCCAACACCCGACCCAGACGCTGCTGGACCTCTATACGATCCGGGAGAACGCCGGCCTCGATGACCTCTCGATCGGAATCATGGGCGATTTGAAATACGGGCGAACCGTCCATTCGATGGCCCACGCCCTGACGAACTTCGACGCGAACCAGCACTTCATCAGCCCGGAGAGTCTCAGACTCCCACGGAACGTCCGATACGACCTCCACGAGGAGGGGGCCACGATCCGGGAGCACACGGAACTGTCGACCGTCCTCGACAGCCTGGACGTGCTGTACGTAACCCGGATTCAGGAGGAGCGCTTCCCGGAGGAAAGCGAGTACCGGAAGGTCGCCGGCGAGTACCGGATCGACGCGGCGACGCTCGAAGACGCGCGCGACGACCTCACTGTGTTACACCCGCTGCCACGGGTCGACGAAATCGATCACGACGTCGACGCGACCAGCCATGCGGAGTACTTCCAGCAGGCACACAACGGCGTCCCGGTGCGGATGGCGCTGCTCGATCTCGTCCTCGGGGGTGACTCGGCATGA
- a CDS encoding NUDIX hydrolase → MTIVDPRDRDDIRTTETREQIDADAFADARESEPVQAGWVVVALTFDAAGRVLLIEEPWADGWLAPGGARKPGESLEAAVKREIDEETGVEATPVAPRAVDEFTFEHEGTGETVGWTLVCFEAIADDPTIDRDPSVDDEEITDIRWFEGLPENVFNPDLMVSAYEECVNGP, encoded by the coding sequence ATGACGATCGTCGATCCCCGCGACCGAGACGACATCCGTACGACCGAGACCCGTGAGCAGATCGATGCGGACGCGTTCGCGGACGCGCGCGAATCGGAGCCAGTACAGGCGGGGTGGGTCGTGGTGGCCTTGACGTTCGACGCGGCCGGTCGCGTGTTGTTGATCGAGGAACCGTGGGCCGACGGCTGGCTCGCCCCCGGCGGTGCACGCAAACCAGGGGAGTCCCTCGAAGCGGCGGTCAAACGGGAGATCGACGAGGAGACCGGCGTCGAGGCAACGCCCGTCGCACCCCGCGCAGTCGACGAGTTCACCTTTGAGCACGAAGGGACTGGTGAGACGGTCGGCTGGACGCTGGTTTGCTTCGAGGCCATCGCCGACGACCCGACGATCGACCGCGATCCGTCCGTCGACGACGAGGAGATCACCGATATTCGCTGGTTCGAGGGCCTGCCCGAGAACGTCTTCAACCCGGATTTGATGGTATCCGCCTACGAAGAGTGCGTGAACGGGCCGTGA
- a CDS encoding RNA-binding protein, with protein MSSVPFHYVDLRAFCYATEDSTRVETALRTLMPEEAELEGVESEGHHGDRILVLSARLERADEIRHVLSKLATLQERQRETLLAELDDRIDDNTSFFLTLSKQAAFNGDIERGDGITLRGKVEAYPATRDRAIEHVRDALETL; from the coding sequence ATGTCGTCCGTCCCCTTCCACTACGTCGATCTGCGGGCGTTCTGTTATGCTACCGAGGACAGCACGCGCGTCGAGACGGCCCTGCGGACGCTGATGCCCGAGGAGGCCGAGCTCGAAGGCGTCGAAAGCGAGGGCCATCACGGTGACCGGATCCTCGTACTGTCGGCGCGGCTGGAACGGGCGGACGAGATCAGACACGTACTTTCGAAGCTGGCGACGCTACAGGAGCGGCAACGCGAGACGCTCCTCGCTGAACTCGACGACCGGATCGACGACAACACGTCGTTTTTCCTGACACTGTCGAAACAAGCCGCGTTCAACGGGGACATCGAGCGCGGCGACGGGATCACGCTCCGGGGCAAAGTCGAGGCCTATCCGGCGACGCGGGATCGCGCGATCGAACACGTCCGGGACGCACTCGAAACACTGTGA
- a CDS encoding transcriptional regulator, with the protein MSDRLRTGIDVLDRKLDGGIPAGSIVVLNATPASQAELFLYELTATRGTLYLSLDRSEQAISDSLEQSPTATGQPTIRHVSGEAPLDNAGKLVSALPETSNLIIDPLDVLEAQEPPSRFRSFMNDLQNHIFNTGSLAVLHCLSGRSVPPLRDTTEHFADVVFDLNTTISNDEVENRLAIPKFRGGRAPTNVIKLDLVEEVSIDTSRDIA; encoded by the coding sequence ATGTCCGACCGGCTCCGGACCGGGATCGACGTACTCGATCGGAAACTCGACGGGGGCATCCCGGCCGGTAGCATCGTCGTGTTGAACGCCACGCCTGCGAGTCAGGCCGAGCTGTTCCTCTATGAGCTGACAGCTACGCGGGGGACGCTGTACCTTTCGCTTGATCGTTCCGAGCAGGCGATCAGCGACAGCTTAGAACAGTCGCCGACCGCAACTGGCCAGCCGACGATCAGACACGTCTCGGGTGAAGCCCCGCTCGACAACGCGGGCAAGCTCGTGAGCGCGCTCCCCGAGACGTCGAACCTCATCATCGACCCACTGGATGTCCTCGAAGCACAGGAACCACCGTCTCGATTCCGTTCGTTCATGAACGACCTGCAGAATCACATCTTCAACACTGGCAGCCTCGCCGTCTTGCACTGCTTGAGCGGTCGATCGGTACCGCCGCTGCGTGACACGACGGAACACTTCGCCGATGTCGTCTTCGACCTCAACACGACCATCTCGAACGACGAGGTCGAAAACCGACTCGCGATTCCGAAGTTCCGCGGCGGCCGCGCGCCGACGAACGTCATCAAGCTCGACCTGGTCGAGGAAGTCAGCATCGACACCAGCCGCGACATCGCCTAG
- the cyaB gene encoding class IV adenylate cyclase, with protein MYEVELKVPADHGKVKERLLDAEADPLGTIRQVDTYYNAPHRDFAATDEALRIRREHAHGEVTAKITYKGPKVDGASKTREEHETSVGDGETADAIFRGLGFEPAATVEKQRHRYALRNSTVTLDDVTDLGEFVEVERAVETDAEIEAARESVTSLLSDLGLDPADSIRTSYLGLLLENN; from the coding sequence ATGTACGAGGTCGAACTCAAGGTCCCTGCCGACCACGGGAAAGTCAAGGAGCGACTTCTCGACGCCGAAGCCGATCCCCTCGGCACGATCCGACAGGTCGACACCTACTACAACGCCCCCCACCGGGACTTTGCGGCCACCGACGAGGCGCTCCGTATCCGCCGCGAGCACGCCCACGGCGAGGTGACGGCGAAGATCACTTACAAGGGGCCGAAGGTCGACGGGGCGTCCAAGACTCGCGAAGAACACGAGACGAGTGTCGGCGACGGTGAGACGGCCGACGCCATCTTCCGCGGTCTCGGGTTCGAACCGGCCGCCACCGTCGAGAAACAACGACACCGGTACGCCCTCCGAAATTCTACCGTTACACTCGACGACGTGACCGATCTCGGCGAGTTTGTCGAAGTCGAAAGGGCTGTCGAGACGGACGCCGAAATCGAGGCGGCACGCGAGTCGGTAACGTCGTTGCTGTCGGATCTCGGTCTCGATCCTGCGGATAGCATCCGAACGTCGTACCTCGGTCTTCTGCTTGAGAATAACTAA
- a CDS encoding METTL5 family protein — MSTKRELAQQLGVVVGFDDPEASLEQYRTPPSVAAHLVHLADLNGDIAGGTVVDLGCGTGMLALGAALRGPATVLGVDIDPAPLSTARANQNRVGTRTRISWLRADATELPVCPSEPVTAIMNPPFGAQSDNEHADRAFLATAADIASVSYSIHNAGSVDFVEAFAADNGGEVTAAYGTTLSLPRQFSFHEAESREIDVELFRIEWRRGPQ, encoded by the coding sequence ATGAGCACGAAACGGGAGCTGGCCCAGCAACTCGGGGTTGTCGTCGGGTTCGACGATCCGGAAGCGTCACTCGAACAGTACCGCACGCCCCCCTCGGTCGCGGCGCATCTCGTCCATCTGGCGGATCTCAACGGGGACATCGCGGGCGGGACTGTCGTCGATCTCGGGTGCGGGACGGGCATGCTCGCGCTCGGTGCAGCGCTCCGTGGCCCCGCAACGGTACTCGGCGTAGACATCGATCCGGCCCCACTCTCGACTGCACGGGCAAACCAAAACCGGGTCGGAACGCGGACACGGATCTCCTGGCTCCGGGCCGACGCGACCGAACTGCCGGTGTGTCCGTCCGAGCCAGTTACCGCCATCATGAATCCGCCGTTCGGCGCTCAGTCGGACAACGAACACGCCGACCGAGCGTTCCTGGCGACCGCAGCCGACATCGCGTCGGTCTCGTACTCGATTCACAACGCGGGGAGTGTGGACTTCGTCGAGGCGTTCGCCGCTGACAACGGCGGCGAGGTGACGGCAGCGTATGGCACGACCCTTTCGCTGCCCCGTCAGTTTTCGTTTCACGAGGCCGAGTCCCGGGAGATCGACGTCGAACTGTTCCGGATCGAGTGGCGACGTGGGCCTCAGTAG